One Cyanobacteria bacterium QS_8_64_29 genomic window, GCGTTTCCTTGGCGCGATCCCCAGCAACGGGAGTCGATTTGGGGGCGTTCGAAGCCCAAGCCCACGCGCTGCTGCGCCGCGTGCTGCGCGCCCGAGCGTCCGAGAGCTGGCCCCACCACCTCACGATGGCCCGCTTGGTCGCACGGGCGCTGCGCTCGGGCCGCCCTGCTGCCGTTCAGGCTGGCAGTGCCACGGCGCAGTACCGAATCGGCTACCTCGTTCCTGCACTCCTGTGGCCGGGTCCGATCGCGCTGGTAGCACCCGCCTCCATCCGGGAGCAGCTGCTACGGCACGAGATCCCGGCCTTGCAACAGTGGCTGGATGCCCCCAAGCCGGTTCTAACGGAGCGGCCGGCGCGCTCGCCAACCGAGGAAGTGCTGTTGCGCTCGCCCTTGAGCTGGCTCGCCGAGTGCTTGAGCGGCGAGCGAGCTGCCATGCCAGTCATTGTGGATGGCGCCGAGGATCTAGAGCGCTGGGCTCGCCAGCAGCTGCGCGCCGGCATTCGCCCGGCCGATTGGGAGGCCCTGGTGCGCGCCTACCCCAACCGGGCGGAGCTCATTCGGGCAACGCAGGCCCAAATCGAGCGAGCGTTGGCGCGCCAAGCTCCCCGCCCCAGTGGCGCTCGTTTTGTCGCCCCCCCAGAGCAGGCGCAACTGCAGGCCCTTCTGCAAGAACTCGCGTCGCCAGTCTCGGCCATTGTCCAGCCGGCTTTCCGGCAGTTCGGGCAGCAATGGCAGGCCAGCGGCGAGCTGCTTTGGGCCCAGCCCGAGGGCGAGGCGTTCGCGCTCTACTGCGAGCCGGGCTCGGTGGCCCCCACCCTCAGCACCATCTGGCAGCAGCAGCCGTTTGCCCTCATCGGGCGCTACCTCGACTGCGATCGCAATGCCGCCAACTACCGCCAGCAGCTGGGCCTGGGCGAGCTCACCTGCGTTCAGTTTGCGCCGCAGCGCCAGAGCGAGCTGCTCCAGCTCTACTGCCCGCCCCGCCTACCCCGACCCAACCAACCGGCATTTGCCGACTGCCTGCTGCAGGAGTTGCGCTACCTGGTGCCGCTCGGCGATCGCAGCAGCGGTCCCACCGTTGTTTTGATCGGTGATACGCCCTTGCGCGCGCAGATTGGGACCCAGCTTGCCGCCGAGTTCGGTTCGCGGGTCCGCGTCGATAAAACCGGCGAACCGCCTCAAGGCAGCAGCATTTTAGTCGGCGATTGGGCTTGGTGGCGATCGCAGCGGGAGCGCGTGCCGCCGCCCATGCTAGCGATCGCGACGCTACCGCTGCCCTCACTGGAGGACCCGCGCGCGGCCGCGCCTGTCGCCTACTACAAGCGCCACCGGCAAGACTGGTTCCGCGGCTATCTGCTCCCCAATGCCCTGCGCGAGCTCCAGCAAGGCGTCATGCCCGTGCGGCAGGCGCAAGGGGCGGTCGCCTTGCTCGACAGTCGCGCGCAGCATCGCAGCTACGGCCGCGGCGTGCTGGCTGCCCTGGAGCCCTGCGCCTCGGTGAGCTACATTGATGCGCTGGCGCTGGCGAGCGCAGGTTCTTGAGTAACAATTCGCGCGCACGTGCGCTTGCTAGGCTTGTTTGCCTGCGCGCGCCCCGTCCGGATCGGGAGCGCTAGGATTGAGCCGCCATCGTGCCATCCGGAATAGCCATGGGAGAAGCCAAGCGCCGCAAGGCCACCTTAGGCGATCGCTACGGCCAGCAGTCTGAGGAACGCGTTCCTGTTTTGGGGATTAGCAAGGATACGGCGCGCCAGTTTGTCAAATGGAGCACGCGGGGAGCCTGGATCGGCATTGGGTTGCTGCTGATCTTTTGGCTGACCGTTCGCTTCATTGGCCCGGCCCTGGGCTGGTGGCAGCTCAACGCCTGACGCTGCAGCCGGCCTTAGCCCCATCTCCTGAGTCACTGCCCAGCGATGGAGTGATCCATGAAGCCCATCCGCACGTTTAACGTTTCGCCCGATTTGCCCCCCAAGCTCGAGCCGCTGCGCAAGTTGGCCTACAACTTGCACTGGGATTGGAACGTGGAGACCAAGGACCTGTTCCGGCGTTTGGACCGCGATTTGTGGGAGGCCAGCGACCACAATCCGGTCCGCATGTTGGGCTCCATCGGGCAAGCGCGGCTGGCAGAAGTGGCCACCGATGAGGGCTTTATTGCCCAAATGGAGCGCGCGCTCGAGCAGCTCGAGCGTTACCTAAGCGAGCGCAGCTGGTACGCCAAGCACCGCGGCCGCGATGGGCAAGAGTGCTACGCCTATTTTTGCGCCGAGTACGGCCTGACAAAATGCCTGCCGCTGTATTCAGGGGGATTGGGCGTGCTGGCCGGCGAGCACCTCAAATCGGCTAGCGATTTGGGGCTACCCCTAGT contains:
- a CDS encoding helicase — protein: MGAFEAQAHALLRRVLRARASESWPHHLTMARLVARALRSGRPAAVQAGSATAQYRIGYLVPALLWPGPIALVAPASIREQLLRHEIPALQQWLDAPKPVLTERPARSPTEEVLLRSPLSWLAECLSGERAAMPVIVDGAEDLERWARQQLRAGIRPADWEALVRAYPNRAELIRATQAQIERALARQAPRPSGARFVAPPEQAQLQALLQELASPVSAIVQPAFRQFGQQWQASGELLWAQPEGEAFALYCEPGSVAPTLSTIWQQQPFALIGRYLDCDRNAANYRQQLGLGELTCVQFAPQRQSELLQLYCPPRLPRPNQPAFADCLLQELRYLVPLGDRSSGPTVVLIGDTPLRAQIGTQLAAEFGSRVRVDKTGEPPQGSSILVGDWAWWRSQRERVPPPMLAIATLPLPSLEDPRAAAPVAYYKRHRQDWFRGYLLPNALRELQQGVMPVRQAQGAVALLDSRAQHRSYGRGVLAALEPCASVSYIDALALASAGS